The Cyclopterus lumpus isolate fCycLum1 chromosome 12, fCycLum1.pri, whole genome shotgun sequence genome window below encodes:
- the fam136a gene encoding protein FAM136A, with protein sequence MAEAHQARVHSVVEEMVQSLERDNIRVMQGRMFSCSADCCDRPTDSMSVVHRCIERCHTPLAQAQGLVTSELEKFQDRLSRCTMHCNDKAKDLFDSGAKEPAVRSMMDSCVGSCVDDHINLIPSMTRRIKDNLNSIQQ encoded by the exons ATGGCAGAGGCACACCAGGCACGTGTGCACAGTGTGGTGGAAGAAATGGTCCAAAGCCTGGAGAGGGACAACATCCGTGTAATGCAG gGTCGCATGTTCAGCTGCAGTGCAGACTGCTGTGATCGTCCCACGGACTCCATGTCGGTGGTGCATCGTTGCATCGAGAGGTGTCACACGCCTCTGGCCCAAGCTCAGGGACTGGTCACTTCAGAGCTGGAGAAGTTTCAG GACCGTCTGAGCCGATGCACGATGCACTGCAATGATAAGGCAAAGGATCTGTTTGACTCCGGCGCTAAAGAGCCAGCTGTTCGATCCATGATGGACAGCTGTGTGGGCAGTTGTGTGGACGACCACATAAACCTGATCCCCAGCATGACCCGAAGAATCAAAGATAATTTGAACTCTATACAGCAGTAA
- the gmcl1 gene encoding germ cell-less protein-like 1 — MGSLSSRFQSPSQGPEEAAEGTSTSHKHGCECKKRKRNAQCDCDSDQEQDDAILDTPRRKKLKSTSRYIYQTLFLNGENSDIRICALGQEWNLHKVYLCQSGYFSSMFSGSWKESNMMEINVEIPDQNIDTEALQVVFGSLYRDDVLIKPSRVVSILAAACMLQLDGLIQQCGETMKENISAKTVCGYYACASIYGLDLVMKKCLEWLLNNLMTHQNVDLMKELGGEVMEQLIQSSDLFVMQVEMDVYTALKKWMFLQLNPSWDGPIKQLLADADAWLCKRRTDLCEKEPFLNTEDSEPFRSVFRHVRLQYIINDLASARILERDNILPPDWLTSVYKNQWFAMLRTEFDNDNGPQEANKDEFELSSMRCGRKLTKDGDYCWRWTGFNFGFDLLVTYTNRFIVFKRNTLSQPCGGAVSLQSRRHLAFRLRLASFDGRGKLVCSRSTGYQLLTLEKDQEYVVMNLDSRLLTFPLYVCCNFLYTSPHSDHRPDSSEPESTARCVS, encoded by the exons ATGGGAAGTCTGAGCAGTAGGTTCCAGTCTCCCTCTCAGGGACCAGAGGAGGCTGCAGAGGGCACAAGTACCAGCCACAAGCATGGATGTGAGTGTAAGAAGAGAAAACGAAATGCCCAGTGTGACTGTGACAGCGACCAAGAGCAGGACGATGCCATACTAGATACACCTCGCAG AAAGAAATTGAAAAGTACATCGCGATACATTTatcagactttgttcctgaatGGAGAAAACAGTGACATCCGCATCTGTGCTCTGGGACAGGAGTGGAACCTCCACAAAGTCTACCTGTGCCAG TCTGGGTATTTCTCCAGCATGTTCAGCGGCTCTTGGAAAGAGTCCAACATGATGGAAATCAACGTGGAGATCCCCGACCAGAACATCGACACTGAAG ctctgcAAGTCGTATTTGGATCCCTGTACCGGGATGATGTCCTGATCAAGCCCAGCAGAGTTGTCAGTATTCTTGCAGCTGCTTGTATGCTACAGCTG GATGGCCTGATCCAGCAGTGTGGAGAGACCATGAAGGAAAACATTAGTGCGAAGACCGTGTGTGGCTACTACGCTTGTGCCAGCATCTATGGCTTGGATTTAGTCATGAAAAA GTGTCTTGAGTGGCTTCTGAACAACCTGATGACCCATCAAAATGTCGACCTGATGAAAGAACttgg GGGAGAGGTCATGGAGCAACTCATCCAGTCCTCTGACCTGTTTGTCATGCAGGTGGAAATGGATGTATACACAGCTTTGAAAAAG TGGATGTTTCTGCAGCTCAATCCATCATGGGACGGCCCAATCAAACAGCTTCTGGCTGACGCTGATGCCTGGCTTTGCAAACGCAGAACAG ACCTGTGTGAAAAAGAGCCCTTCTTGAACACCGAGGACAGCGAACCTTTTCGCTCAGTGTTCAGACACGTTCGTCTCCAGTATATCATCAACGATCTGGCATCAGCACGCATCCTGGAGAGAGATAATATTTTGCCCCCCG ATTGGTTAACGTCGGTGTACAAAAACCAGTGGTTCGCCATGCTCCGGACAGAATTTGACAACGATAACGG TCCTCAGGAAGCTAACAAAGATGAGTTTGAGCTGAGCAGTATGAGGTGTGGCAGAAAACTGACTAAAGATGGAGAT TATTGCTGGCGGTGGACGGGCTTTAACTTTggctttgacctgctggtgacCTACACAAACCGTTTCATAGTCTTCAAAAGAAATACTCTCAGTCAGCCATGTGGGGGCGCTGTGAGTCTGCAATCTCGGAGGCATCTGGCATTCAG ATTACGCCTGGCCTCCTTTGATGGCCGAGGAAAGTTGGTCTGCAGTCGTTCAACAGGTTACCAGCTTCTCACCCTTGAGAAAGACCAG GAGTATGTGGTGATGAACCTGGACAGCCGGTTGTTAACATTCCCCCTCTACGTGTGCTGTAACTTCCTGTATACATCGCCTCACTCGGACCACCGCCCAGATTCCTCAGAACCAGAAAGCACTGCTCGCTGTGTGTCTTGA
- the pcyox1 gene encoding prenylcysteine oxidase 1 codes for MNPRTLPLRALLFLGLWHTGRRSLASAPGLQEQPKRIAVVGAGIGGTSAAFYLRQEFGAGVKIDVFEPGAVGGRLATVKIGDYEYETGGSVIHPLNLHMKHFMEKLGIPQRKDVPSKMAIFDGKELTFEESDWFIVNFLRILWQFGFSFLRMHMWVESVMDKFMRIYQYQQYGYSFSSVDRLLHAMGGDSFLILLNQTLEETMMSQGFSQIFLNNMVAPITRVNYGQSVRINGFVGAVSLAGAAPGLWAVDGGNKRVCSGLLYNSKSELVPARVTSISVKVRPSKAGTTTSFYEVNYVGESGSAHSLYDIVVIATPLHQGKSDITFSGFSPPIPSHYPGRYHQTVSTLVHGMLNMSYLGTTEQASEFTVSDILTTDSKDSVINSLGSLDPVHIPEGYKRPPASQTKVWKVFSPQPLSQEQLQDMFLSWDSVSETRWLAYPSYRPPHRKTPPFILHNRLYYLNALEWAASAMEMSALSARNVALLAHHRWHQQVGNIDQEDLHTRLRGEL; via the exons ATGAATCCACGAACTCTGCCCCTGAGAGCCCTGCTGTTTCTGGGGCTTTGGCACACTGGGAGAAGAAGTCTAGCCTCGGCCCCAGGGCTGCAAGAGCAGCCCAAAAGGATAG CTGTGGTCGGAGCAGGCATTGGAGGCACATCTGCAGCGTTTTACCTGAGGCAGGAATTTGGAGCCGGGGTGAAGATCGATGTCTTTGAACCAGGAGCCGTTGGTGGACGACTTGCGACAGTGAAGATCGGAGATTACGAGTATGAGACGGGAGGCTCAGTGATCCATCCTCTGAACCTACACATGAAGCACTTCATGGAAAAATTAG gtaTTCCTCAGAGGAAAGATGTCCCCTCTAAAATGGCAATCTTTGATGGAAAGGAGCTCACGTTTGAAGAGAGTGACTGGTTTATTGTCAATTTCTTACGCATACTCTGGCAATTTGGGTTCAGCTTTCTCAGAATGCATATGTGGGTGGAGAGTGTTATGGACAAATTCATGAG GATCTACCAGTACCAGCAGTATGGTTACTCATTCTCCAGTGTGGATAGGCTCCTTCATGCCATGGGCGGCGATAGTTTTCTCATCCTGCTCAATCAGACCCTGGAGGAAACGATGATGAGCCAAGGATTTTCACAAATCTTTCTCAACAATATGGTCGCACCCATCACTCGTGTCAACTACGGCCAAAGTGTTCGCATCAATGGTTTTGTGG GGGCAGTGTCATTAGCAGGAGCGGCTCCAGGCTTGTGGGCAGTAGACGGAGGCAATAAGAGAGTGTGCTCTGGACTGCTGTACAACAGCAAAAGTGAGCTTGTCCCTGCCAGAGTGACCTCCATTTCAGTCAAAGTTCGACCATCCAAAGCAG GCACCACAACCAGTTTCTATGAGGTTAATTATGTTGGCGAATCAGGCTCAGCACACTCTCTGTATGACATAGTGGTGATAGCAACGCCGCTTCACCAGGGAAAATCTGACATCACCTTCTCAGGCTTCTCTCCCCCGATCCCGTCTCACTATCCCGGACGTTACCACCAGACTGTCTCCACTCTGGTCCACGGCATGCTGAACATGTCCTACTTGGGGACCACAGAGCAAGCCTCGGAGTTCACTGTGTCTGACATCCTCACCACAGACTCAAAGGACTCCGTCATCAACAGCCTGGGCTCTCTTGACCCTGTGCACATCCCTGAGGGTTACAAGCGACCCCCTGCCAGCCAGACCAAAGTCTGGAAGGTGTTCTCCCCACAGCCGCTGTCCcaggagcagctgcaggacatGTTCCTCTCCTGGGATTCAGTGTCGGAGACTCGGTGGCTGGCTTATCCTTCTTACCGCCCGCCGCACCGCAAGACGCCTCCATTCATCCTGCACAACCGGCTGTACTACCTCAACGCTTTGGAGTGGGCGGCCAGTGCCATGGAGATGAGCGCTCTCTCTGCCAGGAACGTGGCCCTGCTGGCGCACCACCGCTGGCACCAGCAGGTCGGCAACATCGACCAGGAAGACCTACACACCCGACTAAGAGGAGAACTCTGA